Part of the Aneurinibacillus sp. REN35 genome, TATCTCCATGTGCCAGCAAATCCTGAAGGCTGTATGAGATGAGGCTTGATTTTTTCAGGAAATCATCCACATTTAGCGGCGAGGAGAAGCGCGCCGTACCATTGGTAGGCAGCACATGATTCGGCCCAGCAAAATAATCGCCAACAGGCTCCGAGCTGTAGGCACCAAGGAAAATTGCGCCCGCATTTTTAATCTGTCCAAGGTAGGCCATCGGGTCCTCTACCATCACCTCAAGGTGCTCTGGTGCCAGGCGGTTGACAACATCCAATGCCTCAGCCATGTCTTCGACAATGCAAATCGCCCCGTGATTACGAACAGAAGCCTCCGCGATATCTCTGCGCGGCAGGGAAGCAAGCTGTGCCTCCACTTCCTGCTGCACGGCCTGCGCCAGCTCCCGGCAGGTTGTCACCAGAACGGCCGAAGCCAGCATGTCGTGCTCAGCCTGTGAAAGCAGATCAGCGGCCACATAAACCGGATTGGCGGTTTGATCTGCCAATACGACGATCTCGCTCGGACCTGCGACCATATCAATATCGACCAGACCGAACACCTCACGCTTTGCCAGCGCCACATAAATATTGCCCGGCCCCACAATTTTATCGACAGGCTTAATCGTTTCCGTTCCATATGTCAGCGCCGCAATCGCCTGTGCGCCCCCTACTTTATACACTTCCGATACACCCAGCTCATCCGCGGCAGCCAATACACCTGGATTGACTTTCCCATCCTTGCCGGGAGGCGTTACCATCACGATTTCTTCCACGCCAGCCACTTGTGCAGGAATGGCATTCATCAGCACCGAGGATGGGTACGCTGCCGTTCCGCCCGGCACATACAAGCCTACGCGCTGCAGCGGGCGAATCAACTGCCCGAGCATCGTCCCCGATTCCCGGGTCGTCATCCATGATTGACGCATCTGTCGGCTGTGATAATCGCGGATGTTTGCCGCGGCTTCCCGAATCGCTGCAAGCACGGTCGGATCCAACTCTTCAAACGCCTGACGAAATTCCCCTTCCGTCACCCGCATGGAATCCAGTTGGATGCGATCAAATTGCTCGGTAAA contains:
- the hisD gene encoding histidinol dehydrogenase, which produces MKIVEAANFSTRRDVEAGTETQRAVVLEILQAVKKEGDAAVLRFTEQFDRIQLDSMRVTEGEFRQAFEELDPTVLAAIREAAANIRDYHSRQMRQSWMTTRESGTMLGQLIRPLQRVGLYVPGGTAAYPSSVLMNAIPAQVAGVEEIVMVTPPGKDGKVNPGVLAAADELGVSEVYKVGGAQAIAALTYGTETIKPVDKIVGPGNIYVALAKREVFGLVDIDMVAGPSEIVVLADQTANPVYVAADLLSQAEHDMLASAVLVTTCRELAQAVQQEVEAQLASLPRRDIAEASVRNHGAICIVEDMAEALDVVNRLAPEHLEVMVEDPMAYLGQIKNAGAIFLGAYSSEPVGDYFAGPNHVLPTNGTARFSSPLNVDDFLKKSSLISYSLQDLLAHGDKIVALARQEGLEAHARAIAVRLDNERKQEDNRQ